GTTCCCGATCCGTTGAACAGATTCGCCCACGTCCCTGCACGGGAGCCCGGTGTCCGGGGCGATATCCCAGTATAGGGGCCGACATCCTCGTTATTCAGGGAGACGTCCGCCGCGACCAAGGCAGGCACACTGAGGCTACCGGCGATGCGAAATACCGACCAACCGGCAGAAGCTTGTTCACTTTTTCACCAGCACGGCTATCATCGCCCGCCGCACAGCCGATACCTGCCGATAGCCCGATGAAGAACAACCTGATCGCCGCCGCCGAACTCGACCGCCTGGACACCTGGGCCAAATACACCAGCGACATGTGCCACAGCTGCATGTCCAGCTGCTGCACCCTGCCGGTCGAGGCGCGCATCGGCGACCTGATCCGCATCGGCGTGGTCGACGACTTCGAGCGCGGCGAACCGGCCAAGAACATCGCCAAGCGCCTGCAGAAAGACGGCATCGTCGAGCGCTTCAACCAGAAGACCGGGGTCTTTACCCTGGCGCGCATGAGCAACAACGACTGCCTGTATCTGGATCGCCAGTCGCGCCTGTGCACCATCTACGACAAGCGCCCCGACACCTGCCGCAACCACCCCAAGGTCGGTCCGCGCCCGGGCTACTGCGCCTACAAGCCGAAACCCCTGAAGTAGGCCCGCAGCCTGAAAATAAGCCCCCGCCGGCGAGAGCCGACGGGGGCTTTTTCGTTTGCCCACGGAGGCGGCTCAGGCGCGGCCGATCTCGCCGTTCAGGCTCGGCTGGACGATCTCGATCCAGTAGCCGTCGGGGTCGGTGATAAAGGCGATGTTGCGCATCGAGCCCTGCTCCAGGCGCTTGACGTAGTTGACCCCCAAGGCCTCGAAACGGGCACAGGCGGCCTGCACGTCCGGCACGGCGAAGCAGATATGGCCGAAACCGCGCGGCTCCTTGTTGCCGTTGTGGTACTGGGTGTCGTCGTGCTCGCTGCCCCAGTTATGGGTCAGCTCCAGCACCGACTGACGGCCGAAGGTGTAGCGCTGACGCTCGGCGACGTCCTCTGGTACCGCCTCGCCCTTGGTCATCGCCAGGAAGTACAGGGAGAACTTGCCTTCGGCGAAGTCCAGGCGGCGCAGCAGGCGCATGCCCAGCACGCGGCTGTAGAAATCCAGCGAGCGCTGCGGATCCTTGATGCGCAGCATGCTGTGGTTGAACACGTAGTCCTGGGTGACTGCATCCGGCTCGAGGCAGACCCCGGCCTGGGTTTCCGTATTGAACGCCATAAAAATCTCCGAGGCTGAAAGTCCGGGTGATTGTAGGGACGCGGGGACCCGCGCGGGTAGCCGCCAGCTACTACCTGAGACGCCAGCGAGAGCCCGACCCGGCCATCCGCCAGACGCGCTCATCGCACAGTCCCTGCAAGGCTGCGCGCGCACAAAAAACCCCCGCCGGCCTGCGCCGACGGGGGTTCTTCATTCAGCCTGACGAATCAGTTCTTGGCTTTCTTGGCAGCGCGGGTGCGCTCGCCTTCGTCCAGGATCTTCTTGCGCAGACGGATCGACTTCGGCGTGACTTCGCACAGCTCGTCGTCCTGGATGAACTCCAGGGCCTGCTCCAGGGTGAAACGAACCGGCGGCACCAGCGCGATGGTTTCGTCTTTACCGGAAGCACGCATGTTGTCGAGCTTCTTGCCCTTGGTGGGGTTCACGCCCAGGTCGTTGTCGCGGCTGTTCAGGCCGACGATCTGACCGTTGTAGATTTCCTGGCCGTGCTCGACGAACAGCTTGCCGCGCGCCTGCAGGGTTTCCAGGGAATAGGTCAGGGCCTTGCCGGTATCGATCGAAACCAGTACGCCGTTCTGACGGCCGGACATGTGGCCGGACTTCATGGTGTCGTAGCGATCGAAGATCGAGGTCAGGATGCCGGCACCGTTGGTCAGGGTCAGGAACTGGTTACGGAAACCGATCAGGCCACGAGCCGGGATGTTGTACTCCAGGCGCACACGGCCCTTGCCATCCGGCACCATGTTGCTCAGGTCGCCCTTGCGCAGACCCATCTCTTCCATGACCTTGCCCTGGGCGTCTTCCGGGATGTCGATGGTGACGTTCTCGAACGGCTCCTGCTTGACGCCGCCGACTTCACGGATGATCACTTCCGGACGGCCTACGCCCATCTCGAAGCCTTCGCGGCGCATGTTCTCGATCAGTACCGACAGGTGCAGTTCACCACGGCCGGAGACCTTGAACTTGTCAGCCGAGTCGCCCTCTTCGACGCGCAGGGCCACGTTGTACAGCAGCTCCTTGTCCAGACGCTCCTTGATGTTGCGGCTGGTGACGAACTTGCCTTCCTTGCCACAGAACGGCGAATCGTTGACCTGGAACGTCATGGAAACGGTCGGCTCGTCGACGGTCAGCGGCTTCATCGCTTCGACGTTGTTGATGTCACACAGGGTGTCGGAGATGAACAGCTCGTCCATGCCGCTGATGCAGACGATGTCGCCCGCGGTGGCTTCTTCGACGTCCACACGGTGCAGACCGTGGTGGCCCATCAGCTTGAGGATACGGCCGTTGCGCTTCTTGCCTTCGGTGTCGATGGCGACGACCGGGGTGTTCGGCTTGACGCGACCGCGGGCGATACGGCCAACGCCGATGATGCCCAGGAAGCTGTTGTAGTCCAGTGCCGAGATCTGCATCTGGAACGGGCCGTCAACGTCGACCTGAGGAGCCGGTACGTGGTCGACGATGGCCTGGTACAGCGGGCTCATGTCTTCGGCCATGGCGGTGTGATCCAGACCGGCGATGCCGTTCAGGGCCGAGGCGTAGACGACCTGGAAGTCGAGCTGCTCTTCGGTAGCGCCGAGGTTGTCGAACAGGTCGAAGATCTGATCCAGCACCCAGTCAGGACGCGCGCCCGGACGGTCGACCTTGTTGATCACCACGATCGGCTTCAGGCCGGCTTCGAAGGCCTTCTTGGTCACGAAGCGGGTTTGCGGCATCGGGCCGTCTTGGGCGTCGACCAGCAACAGGACGGAGTCGACCATCGACATCACGCGCTCCACTTCACCGCCGAAGTCGGCGTGGCCGGGGGTGTCGACGATGTTGATGCGGTAGTCGTTCCAACGGATGGCGGTGTTCTTCGCCAGGATGGTAATGCCGCGCTCTTTTTCCTGGTCGTTGGAGTCCATCACGCGCTCGTCGTTGAGCTCGCCGCGCTCCAGGGTGCCGGACTGACGCAGGAGTTTGTCTACCAGGGTGGTCTTACCATGGTCAACGTGGGCAATGATGGCGATGTTACGTAGATTCTCGATCACTTTATGTATCTCGATCAGTGGATTCGGTGTGCCGCGAAGTCTGGGCGGCGGAGATTGACTAGTTGCGAATTCGGCCAGGCGGTGCAAAGACCTGGCGGCAGCTTCAGGCTGCCCCGCGGTCGGGGGGGCGATGGCGGATGCTGCCGCCATTCAGCCCGGGGGTCTTATGTCGGACGATAAACGCGCACATTGGCATGCCCCTCGCTCAACAGATGGTGGGCATGCAGGCGGCTCATCACCCCCTTGTCGCAATACAGCAGGTACTGGCGGGTCTCATCCAGCTCCTTGAACTTGCTGTTCAGGGCGTAGAAAGGCAGCGCCTGAACCTCGATGCCGGGCAGTTCCAGCGGCTCGTCGTCGACCGCGTCGGGGTGACGGATGTCGATCACCACATGGCCGGCCAGGGCCTCGTCGACCTCCTCGACCTGCACGTCCTTGCCCAGCTCGTCGATCACCTTGTCGATCGGCAGCAGGGTGGCGCGCTCCAGGGCGCGCTCGAGAATCGCCATGTCGAAGTGCGATTCCTCGTAGGCGATGCGCTCGGGCTTGGCCTTGGTGGTCGGGTTGACCGAAATCACCCCGCAGTATTCGGGCATGTGCTTGGCGAACTCGGCGGTGCCGATGGCATAGGCGGTGTCGATGATGTCCTGCTTGTGGCTGGCGATCAGCGGCCGCAGCACCAGCTTGTCGGTGGCCGAGTCGATCACCGAGAGGTTCGGCAGGGTCTGGCTGGACACCTGGGAAATCGCCTCGCCGGTAACCAGGGCATCGATCTGCAGACGCTCGGCCATGCGCGTGGAGGCGCGCAGCATCATGCGCTTGAGGATCACGCCCATCTGGCTGTTGTCGACCTTGCCGAGGATCTCGGCCAATACTTCCTCGAACGGCACGCTGATGAACAGCACGCGCTGGGAACGGCCGAACTTCTGCCACAGGTAGTGGGCCACTTCCATCACGCCCAGCTCGTGGGCGCGGCCACCGAGGTTGAAGAAGCAGAAGTGGGCGACCAGGCCGCGGCGCATCATCTGGTAGGCGGCGACGGTGGAGTCGAAGCCGCCGGACATCAGCACCAGGGTCTGCTCCAGCGAGCCCAGCGGATAGCCGCCCAGGCCGTTGTGCTGGCGATGGACGATGAACAGGCGCTGGTCGCGAATCTCCATGCGCACTTCGACCTCGGGCTTCTTCAGGTCGATGCCGGCGGCGCCGCATTGCTGGCGCAGCTGGCTGCCGACGTAGCGCTCGATGTCCATCGAGGTGAAGCTGTGCTTGCCGCCGCGCTTGCAGCGCACGGCGAAGACCTTGCCCGGCAACTGGCCGGCGAAATGGGTCTTGCACTTGTCCAGCACGTCGTCGAAGTCGCCCAGTGGGTACTCGTGGACTTCGAGGAAATGGATCAGGCCGGGGGTGCAGCGCAGCCGCTCGATCATCTCCTGCAGCACTTTCGGCTCACTGATCGCGGTTTCCACCTCGAGGTTGTCCCACACACCGCTGACCTGCAGCTGCGGATCGAGATCGCGCAGCACGGTACGGATGTTCTTGGCCAACTGCCGGATGAAATGCTTGCGCACCGGGCGGCTCTTGATGGTGATTTCGGGGAAAACTTTAACGATCAGTTTCATGAAAACAGTGCGTGCCGGGGCAGCCGAAAAACAGGGGCGCGGATTATAGCGGAAATTGTTCAAGCTTTGATCAAAAATCCCACCCAGCAAATGCAGCGCACCAATTCAGAGCACGCCAGAATTTATCCGCCCCATTATGGTGCGAAAAACAACGCAATATCGCCACGCAGCCCGCGCCGCCCCTGAGATTGAGCCATTTAGCCCATTCCGGGGCACTGGCATGCAATTTGCTCCCTTGTGAGGCAGGTTGTCCTGGCGGACTATCGCGCCGGGCTTCATCGAACTATTGAGGGCTCACAGTTGAGCCTTATCCATCTGGAGGACAGCATGTCGAAGTCGATTCAACTGATTAAAGAACACGACGTGAAGTGGGTTGACCTGCGCTTCACCGACACCAAGGGCAAGCAGCACCACGTCACCATGCCGGCTCGCGACGCCCTGGACGAAGACTTCTTCGAGCACGGCAAGATGTTCGACGGCTCCTCCATCCACGGCTGGAAAGGCATCGAAGCCTCCGACATGATCCTGATGCCGGTCGACGAGACCGCCGTGCTGGATCCCTTCACCGAAGAGCCGACCCTGATCATCGTCTGCGACATCGTCGAGCCGAGCACCATGCAGGGCTACGACCGCGACCCGCGCTCGATCGCCAAGCGCGCCGAGGAATTCCTCAAGACCACCGGCATCGGCGACACCGTATTCGTCGGCCCGGAGCCCGAGTTCTTCATCTTCGACGAAGTGAAGTTCAAGTCCGACATCTCCGGCTCGATGTTCAAGATCTACTCCGAGCAGGGTTCCTGGATGACCGACCAGGACGTCGAAGGCGGCAACAAGGGCCACCGCCCGGCCGTCAAGGGCGGTTACTTCCCGGTTCCGCCGTGCGACCACGACCACGAAATCCGTACCGCCATGTGTAATGCCATGGAAGAAATGGGCCTGGTCGTCGAAGTGCATCACCACGAAGTGGCCACTGCCGGCCAGAACGAAATCGGCGTGAAGTTCAACACCCTGGTGGCCAAGGCTGACGAAGTTCAGACCCTGAAGTACTGCGTGCACAACGTCGCCGACGCCTATGGCAAGACTGCTACCTTCATGCCGAAGCCGCTGTACGGCGACAACGGCTCGGGCATGCACGTGCACATGTCGATCTCCAAGGACGGCAAGAACACCTTCTCCGGCGAAGGCTATGCCGGCCTGTCCGACACCGCCCTGTACTTCATCGGCGGCATCATCAAGCACGGCAAGGCGCTGAACGGTTTCACCAACCCGGCGACCAACTCCTACAAGCGTCTGGTCCCGGGCTTCGAAGCCCCGGTCATGCTGGCCTACTCGGCGCGCAACCGCTCCGCCTCGATCCGCATCCCGTACGTGTCCAGCCCGAAGGCCCGCCGCATCGAGGCGCGCTTCCCGGACCCGGCCGCCAACCCGTACCTGTGCTTCGCCGCCCTGCTGATGGCCGGCCTGGACGGCATCCAGAACAAGATCCACCCCGGCGACGCGGCGGACAAGAACCTGTATGACCTGCCGCCGGAAGAAGGCAAGCTGATCCCGCAGGTATGCGGCAGCCTGAAGGAAGCCCTGGAAGAGCTGGACAAGGGCCGCGCGTTCCTGACCAAGGGCGGCGTGTTCTCCGACGACTTCATCGATGCCTACATCGAACTGAAGAGCGAAGAAGAGATCAAGGTGCGCACCTTCGTGCACCCGCTGGAATACGACCTGTACTACAGCGTCTAAGCCGGCCGCGCGCCATCCAGGCGCGCGACTCGAAAGGCCCCGCCCGGCTCTGCCGGCGGGGCCTTTTTTATGGCTATGTACCAACGATGTGTTGCGAGTACTAATCTAAACGGCAGAGTTCCAATCAGGAGGTCTGCCGATTATGGATACTCAAGCCTTTCACCACTGGCTGGCTCAACTGAGCCAACTCAGCGCCCATCAGAAATCTACGCTTCATCAGGCACTGCGGAACCCGCCGGCGACAGAAGTGCTCGATTGCCTGCCGGCGCTGCAGCGTTGCCCGCATTGCCAGACCAATGCGAATCAGCTTGCGCCCTGGGGTTGGTCGCGC
The genomic region above belongs to Pseudomonas benzenivorans and contains:
- a CDS encoding YkgJ family cysteine cluster protein — its product is MKNNLIAAAELDRLDTWAKYTSDMCHSCMSSCCTLPVEARIGDLIRIGVVDDFERGEPAKNIAKRLQKDGIVERFNQKTGVFTLARMSNNDCLYLDRQSRLCTIYDKRPDTCRNHPKVGPRPGYCAYKPKPLK
- the gloA gene encoding lactoylglutathione lyase, which codes for MAFNTETQAGVCLEPDAVTQDYVFNHSMLRIKDPQRSLDFYSRVLGMRLLRRLDFAEGKFSLYFLAMTKGEAVPEDVAERQRYTFGRQSVLELTHNWGSEHDDTQYHNGNKEPRGFGHICFAVPDVQAACARFEALGVNYVKRLEQGSMRNIAFITDPDGYWIEIVQPSLNGEIGRA
- the typA gene encoding translational GTPase TypA, translating into MIENLRNIAIIAHVDHGKTTLVDKLLRQSGTLERGELNDERVMDSNDQEKERGITILAKNTAIRWNDYRINIVDTPGHADFGGEVERVMSMVDSVLLLVDAQDGPMPQTRFVTKKAFEAGLKPIVVINKVDRPGARPDWVLDQIFDLFDNLGATEEQLDFQVVYASALNGIAGLDHTAMAEDMSPLYQAIVDHVPAPQVDVDGPFQMQISALDYNSFLGIIGVGRIARGRVKPNTPVVAIDTEGKKRNGRILKLMGHHGLHRVDVEEATAGDIVCISGMDELFISDTLCDINNVEAMKPLTVDEPTVSMTFQVNDSPFCGKEGKFVTSRNIKERLDKELLYNVALRVEEGDSADKFKVSGRGELHLSVLIENMRREGFEMGVGRPEVIIREVGGVKQEPFENVTIDIPEDAQGKVMEEMGLRKGDLSNMVPDGKGRVRLEYNIPARGLIGFRNQFLTLTNGAGILTSIFDRYDTMKSGHMSGRQNGVLVSIDTGKALTYSLETLQARGKLFVEHGQEIYNGQIVGLNSRDNDLGVNPTKGKKLDNMRASGKDETIALVPPVRFTLEQALEFIQDDELCEVTPKSIRLRKKILDEGERTRAAKKAKN
- the thiI gene encoding tRNA uracil 4-sulfurtransferase ThiI, coding for MKLIVKVFPEITIKSRPVRKHFIRQLAKNIRTVLRDLDPQLQVSGVWDNLEVETAISEPKVLQEMIERLRCTPGLIHFLEVHEYPLGDFDDVLDKCKTHFAGQLPGKVFAVRCKRGGKHSFTSMDIERYVGSQLRQQCGAAGIDLKKPEVEVRMEIRDQRLFIVHRQHNGLGGYPLGSLEQTLVLMSGGFDSTVAAYQMMRRGLVAHFCFFNLGGRAHELGVMEVAHYLWQKFGRSQRVLFISVPFEEVLAEILGKVDNSQMGVILKRMMLRASTRMAERLQIDALVTGEAISQVSSQTLPNLSVIDSATDKLVLRPLIASHKQDIIDTAYAIGTAEFAKHMPEYCGVISVNPTTKAKPERIAYEESHFDMAILERALERATLLPIDKVIDELGKDVQVEEVDEALAGHVVIDIRHPDAVDDEPLELPGIEVQALPFYALNSKFKELDETRQYLLYCDKGVMSRLHAHHLLSEGHANVRVYRPT
- the glnA gene encoding glutamate--ammonia ligase, which translates into the protein MSKSIQLIKEHDVKWVDLRFTDTKGKQHHVTMPARDALDEDFFEHGKMFDGSSIHGWKGIEASDMILMPVDETAVLDPFTEEPTLIIVCDIVEPSTMQGYDRDPRSIAKRAEEFLKTTGIGDTVFVGPEPEFFIFDEVKFKSDISGSMFKIYSEQGSWMTDQDVEGGNKGHRPAVKGGYFPVPPCDHDHEIRTAMCNAMEEMGLVVEVHHHEVATAGQNEIGVKFNTLVAKADEVQTLKYCVHNVADAYGKTATFMPKPLYGDNGSGMHVHMSISKDGKNTFSGEGYAGLSDTALYFIGGIIKHGKALNGFTNPATNSYKRLVPGFEAPVMLAYSARNRSASIRIPYVSSPKARRIEARFPDPAANPYLCFAALLMAGLDGIQNKIHPGDAADKNLYDLPPEEGKLIPQVCGSLKEALEELDKGRAFLTKGGVFSDDFIDAYIELKSEEEIKVRTFVHPLEYDLYYSV